From the genome of Psychrobacter sp. M13:
ATATCGAAGTGAACTTAAAAGATATTAGCTCATATCAACAAGTTGAGGCGCTAAAATCTGGCGAGATTGATGTGGGCTTTAGCCGCTTTGCACACCAAGATCCATGGATTCAGCAGATACTACTGCGTCATGAGCGCTATGTAGTTGCGCTACCCAAATCTCACCCACAAGCTAATATCTCTGATCATCGCTTGATTGATTTGGCTAATAATCGCTTGATTCTCTATCACCAAACCCACCTGCCCGCGCAAATACCTAATACTGATTCTGTTACTACGGCAATGACGCAAAACGCATCAGCACTGCAAAAAGATAAATCCATAATGGAGCCTGCCAGCGCTATAAAGTCAACTTCAGCATCTACAGTGACTGAGCCTTTACTGAATTTATTTGCCCGATATAGCATCACGCCCTTTGCCACCACTAAAGTCAGTGATTTACAAGTCGCCTTAGGGCTAGTCGCGGCAGGTGTTGGTATTACTCTAGTACCTGCCAGCTTACAGACCATGCGTACGGATCAGATTAGCTATCAGCGTTTGATTCACGAGAATGTCACCTCTCCTATTTATTTGCATACGCTAAAAGACTTTAGTCATCCCAAAGTATCTGAGCTGCTAGAGGCTGTCTATAAAGTCTACGAAGCACGCGGTATTACTTATCGGCGTCAGCAGTTCATTTAGAGACAACTTATCTACAGTCAATGCTGATAGAGAAAATGATTCTAAAAGCTGGCATTAGTCACAAAAATTATTATTATCTTCAATGGCGCAAGCTGTGATAGAGTTAGCGCCATTTTTTGGTCTGTATTTAATTTTTAATTGGTAATAACTAATGGCCGGCTTACACAAATGAGTGTGAGTTTGCCACCTTTACATTGAGGTACTCATGACCACACAACGAATCAACACTACAGATAGCAGTAACCAAACTGCTAACGCTACGCAAGAAGGCTTTAGCTGGCGTATCTTTGGGCCTGGCATCTTAATGGCGACGGCCGCTATTGGTGGCTCACACCTGATTTCATCGACCCAAGCAGGTGCTATCTATGGCTGGCAGCTGGCTATTATGATTATTTTAGCCAATGTCTTTAAGTACCCGTTTTTTCGTTTTGGTACAGACTATGTCTACGATACTGGTGAGAGCCTGATCGCAGGTTATGCCAAACGCTCAAAAGCTTATCTTTGGATATACTTTCTGCTGTCTATTTTATCAGCAGTCATCAGCACAGGCGCAGTATCTCTGATTGCTGCGGTGATATTGGGCTTTATGCTGCCCGCCTCTATAGGCTTATCCACTATTCCACTAGCATTGATAGTCACCGCAGTATGTTGGGTGTTCTTAATAGCAGGTCATTACAAATTGCTCGATGGATTGACCAAGTGGATTATGATCGCTCTCACCACAGCGACCTTAGCAGCAGTCATCATCGCTGCTGGCAAGCCGACGGTAGTCACCGCTGATTTTATAGCGACTTCTCCTTGGAATTTGGCAACTTTAGGCTTTATCGTCGCGCTTATGGGCTGGATGCCAGCACCGCTTGAGTTTGCCGCTATTACCTCAATGTGGACGTCAGCTAAGCGCAAAACGGACAATACCACTAAGCGCCAAGGCTTATTAGATTTTAATGTCGGCTATTCAATCTCTGCTATTTTGGCATTATTCTTCTTGGCATTAGGAGTATTCGTACAATACGGCTCTGGTCAAGAGATTCAGATTGCAGGCGGCGCATACATCGATCAGCTAATTAGTATGTATACCAATACCATTGGCGAATGGTCTAGACTGCTAGTCGCCTTTGTTGCCTTTATGTGTATGTTCGGTACTACGATTACTTGCGCTGATGGTTACGGTCGCGCCAATGCTGAATGCTGGCGGTTGATCAAAGGGGATAGTGAAATTAATAAAAAGCAAGTCGCCTTTTGGACCACTTATGCGATCGGTGGCGGATTGATTATTATCAGCTTTTTTGCAGGACAGTTAGGCTCTATGCTGAAATTTGCCATGATATCCGCTTTTGTCTCCGCGCCTATCTTTGGTTGGCTTAATTACTCACTAGTACGCAAGCATCAGAAGCTATCCGTAGCTATGAATGCCCTCTCCATTGCAGGGTTGCTATTTTTGGGTGGCTTTGCCCTATTGTTCTTAGCCAATCTTGCTGGCGTATTTGCTTAAAATTGCTATCGAAATACGCTTAGCGAAAACCTTTTCTATATATCAAAATAAGAACAAGCCTTCATAACCTTGATTATGAGGGCTTTTTTATACCTTATTATT
Proteins encoded in this window:
- a CDS encoding NRAMP family divalent metal transporter, with protein sequence MTTQRINTTDSSNQTANATQEGFSWRIFGPGILMATAAIGGSHLISSTQAGAIYGWQLAIMIILANVFKYPFFRFGTDYVYDTGESLIAGYAKRSKAYLWIYFLLSILSAVISTGAVSLIAAVILGFMLPASIGLSTIPLALIVTAVCWVFLIAGHYKLLDGLTKWIMIALTTATLAAVIIAAGKPTVVTADFIATSPWNLATLGFIVALMGWMPAPLEFAAITSMWTSAKRKTDNTTKRQGLLDFNVGYSISAILALFFLALGVFVQYGSGQEIQIAGGAYIDQLISMYTNTIGEWSRLLVAFVAFMCMFGTTITCADGYGRANAECWRLIKGDSEINKKQVAFWTTYAIGGGLIIISFFAGQLGSMLKFAMISAFVSAPIFGWLNYSLVRKHQKLSVAMNALSIAGLLFLGGFALLFLANLAGVFA
- a CDS encoding LysR family transcriptional regulator; amino-acid sequence: MDLKQLNAFIAIADLQSFSAAAKTTRLSQPSLSRLLKQLETSLGVELINRYHRPLQLTEAGQFFYEKVSAILTELETVTNMTQRLSAPDTALNIGFVPSVLYGLLPEVIATLKQHSAGHEHPNSSSATDIEVNLKDISSYQQVEALKSGEIDVGFSRFAHQDPWIQQILLRHERYVVALPKSHPQANISDHRLIDLANNRLILYHQTHLPAQIPNTDSVTTAMTQNASALQKDKSIMEPASAIKSTSASTVTEPLLNLFARYSITPFATTKVSDLQVALGLVAAGVGITLVPASLQTMRTDQISYQRLIHENVTSPIYLHTLKDFSHPKVSELLEAVYKVYEARGITYRRQQFI